The following DNA comes from Acidobacteriota bacterium.
CCGCGGCAACGCGGTGGAGCCCGAGACACTGTTCGACGAGCACGGCGTGGACGCCACACGCTTCACGCTGGCCGCCCTCGCCAGCCCGGGCACCGACGTGGCCCTCTCCGAAGAGCGGCTCGCCGGATACCGCGCCTTCATGAACAAGCTGTGGAACGCGACGCGGTTCCTGCTGATGCGCCTCCCCGAGGATGGTCGCCGGGCGCGGATCGACTACGACGGCGAGGATCTCGACGATCTCGACCGCTTCCTGCTCGCACGGTTCGGACGAACGGTCGAGGCAGTGGACAAGGCCTATCAGGAGTATCGCTTCGACCGGGCGAGCGAAGCTCTGTACCACTTCCTCTGGCACACCTTCTGCGACTGGTCGATCGAGCTCTCCAAGCCGGACCTCGCGCCCGGAACGAACTCGCGCCGGGCCGACGTGCGGCGCTCCGTGCTGCTCGACGTGCTGGACGGATCGCTGCGGCTGCTGCACCCGATCGCTCCGTTCATCACCGAGGAACTCTGGAGCCATCTGCCGCGCCGCGAAGGGGACCCTGATCTGTTGGCCGCGGCGCGGGTCCCGCGTCCGGGAACACCGGCTCCCCCAGTGCCGATCCCCGCCGATCCGGAGGGCGCCGCGGAACCGGTGGAGCGGTGGCTCATCGGACCGGTCGGCGCCGTCCGGGCTCTCAGGACCTCGGCCGGGGTGGAGCCGGGGCGCCGCGTCACGGTCCGCCTGCGCCCGCGCGCGGAGGAGGGTTTCGTGTGGCTCGAGCGGTTCCGCGACCGGATCGAGCGGCTCGCGGGCGCCGCGGAGGTCGATCTGGCCCGGACCTCCCTACCGGAAGAGCCTGCCCTGCGCCAGGTCCTCGATCACGTCGAGGTGGCCGTGCCGCTCGCCGGCGCCGTCGACGCCGAGCGGGAACGGCAGCGGTTGGAACGGGAGAGGGAACGGGTGGCGAAGGCGATCGCCGCCAGCACCCGCAAGCTCGAGAACGAGAACTTCGTGCAGCGAGCCCCGGCGGCCGTGGTCGATCAGGAGCGACGCCGTCTGGAAGCCGCCCGCAGCCGGCTCGAAGAGATCGAGCGGCTTCTCTCCGCGCTGGGGTGAGCATGCCGGCGTTCCCCCGCGACGCCGCCCGCCACGTCGTCGAGATCGGTCTCGACGAGGATCTCGGCTCCCGCGGAGACATCACGACCCGGGCCCTCGCCGAAGGCCGCTCCGCTGTCGGACGCGTGATGGCGCGAGAGGCGGCGGTGGTCGCCGGCCTCCCCCTCGGCCCGATCGTCCTCGACGAGCTCGAGCGGAGGGGTTACGGCCGCGCCGCCTGCCGGGCGCTCGTGCGCGAGGGCGAGGAGGCACGGCCCGGCCGGGCCCTGCTGGAGGTCGAAGGTGCGGCCACGGCGATCCTCGCCGGGGAGCGGCTGCTGCTGAACCTCCTCGCGCGCCTGTGCGGGATCGCCACCCTCACCCGCCGGGCGGTCGCCGAGATCGAGGGCACCGGCGCCGAGATCGCCGACACGCGGAAGACCACGCCAGGCCTGCGGGCGCTCGAGAAATACGCCGTCGCCGTGGGAGGGGGGCGGAACCACCGCTTCGCCCTCGACGAACTGGTCCTGATCAAGGACAACCACAAGGTCCTCTGCGGCGGTGCCGCAGCGGCGGTCCGCGCCGCCGTGCGGGCCGGTCACGAGCCCTCCGAAATCGAGCTGGAAGCCGACGACCTGGCCGAGCTGGAGGAGGGGCTCGCCGCCGGCTGCGGCTGGATCCTCCTCGACAACATGGACCCGGGCACGGTGCGCGAGGCGGTGCGACGAACCGCCGGGCGGGCCCGCCTGGAGGTCTCCGGAGGCCTCCGGCCCGGACGCTTGCGCGCGTTTGCGGAGGCGGGAGTGGACCGGTTGTCGCTCGGCTGTCTCACCCACGGGGCCCCCGCGGTGGACCTGTCCCTCGACCTGATCGCCGCACCGTGAGCCGGCAGCCCCGATCGCCCCTCGGCGAGAGGATCGCCCGCCGCCTCGCCCCCGCTCCCGAGCCGCTGGCGCTCTCTCCGCGCGCAGGGCTCTTCGCGGGGCTGGCGGTGGCGGAAGCCCTGGAGGCGCTGGGGGCGCGGGTGGAGATCCGCTGGCCGAACGACCTGTACCAGCCGCAGGGGAAGGTCGGGGGAATCC
Coding sequences within:
- the nadC gene encoding carboxylating nicotinate-nucleotide diphosphorylase, whose translation is MPAFPRDAARHVVEIGLDEDLGSRGDITTRALAEGRSAVGRVMAREAAVVAGLPLGPIVLDELERRGYGRAACRALVREGEEARPGRALLEVEGAATAILAGERLLLNLLARLCGIATLTRRAVAEIEGTGAEIADTRKTTPGLRALEKYAVAVGGGRNHRFALDELVLIKDNHKVLCGGAAAAVRAAVRAGHEPSEIELEADDLAELEEGLAAGCGWILLDNMDPGTVREAVRRTAGRARLEVSGGLRPGRLRAFAEAGVDRLSLGCLTHGAPAVDLSLDLIAAP